The following coding sequences are from one Nicotiana tabacum cultivar K326 chromosome 1, ASM71507v2, whole genome shotgun sequence window:
- the LOC107781499 gene encoding uncharacterized protein LOC107781499 isoform X1 produces MGEKACSAGSVVWVQRKNGTWWPGKILCNNEISTTGIYSPTSFSSRFPIKLLGRDNASVYWYNLEKSSRVKAFRCGEFDDCIKKAESSKVFTFNKKLKYALQEDAILHALQLEKQQQEKLKMPVLFSGFKDGESVERANRNRCAIPFLEQSVDSQSSKMSPASNHSSSKSTSSLKIETTASAGNYTLRPKKMSFSRPAVNKRKMHNQHCRSRSVVSTNERSSESFETLSRDFNHKSRPSPGNCLSEEASSQSLSSKFTTCTRKNSSNTLIDVDMTVQGTYRGEHTPLVSLMSRLNGKAIVGHPVNIEVLDDSSEILLVKKESSDQLKDKSRIPQLVWRTSKRTPVCYTISSASKKPNSKPRRVFRADGPKCNHDARIKNAVKDDMTLPYVTCVPVKDIFTKLIGALGNV; encoded by the exons atgggagaaaaagcCTGCAGCGCAGGAAGTGTAGTTTGGGTGCAGAGGAAAAATGGAACATGGTGGCCAGGGAAAATACTGTGTAACAATGAAATCTCAACTACTGGGATTTATTCTCCTACTAGTTTCAGTTCAAGATTTCCCATCAAGCTTCTTGGTCGAGATAATGCTTCTGT GTACTGGTACAACCTGGAGAAGTCCAGTCGCGTAAAGGCATTTCGATGTGGTGAGTTTGATGATTGTATCAAAAAGGCCGAATCATCTAAggtttttacctttaataaaaaaCTCAAGTATGCACTTCAAGAAGATGCAATTCTTCATGCTCTTCAACTTGAGAAGCAACAACAGGAGAAACTGAAAATGCCAG TACTTTTTTCTGGATTCAAAGATGGTGAAAGTGTTGAGAGAGCAAACAGAAACAGATGTGCTATACCATTTTTGGAGCAATCAGTTGATTCTCAATCATCAAAGATGAGTCCCGCCTCTAATCATTCATCTTCCAAGTCCACGAGTTCCTTGAAGATTGAGACAACTGCATCTGCAG GTAACTATACACTGCGACCAAAAAAGATGAGCTTCAGTCGTCCAGCAGTCAACAAAAGGAAAATGCATAATCAACATTGTAGGAGCAGATCAGTTGTTTCAACTAATGAAAGAAGTAGTGAATCATTTGAAACCTTGTCAAGGGATTTCAATCACAAGTCTCGGCCTAGTCCTGGAAACTGTCTCTCAGAGGAAGCCAGCAGCCAAAGCCTTAGTTCAAAGTTCACCACGTGCACGCGGAAGAATAGTAGCAACACATTAATAGATGTGGATATGACAGTTCAAGGCACCTATAGAGGAGAGCATACTCCTCTTGTTTCTTTAATGAGTAGATTAAACGGAAAGGCAATCGTAGGGCACCCCGTCAACATAGAAGTATTAGATGATAGTTCTGAAATACTTCTTGTTAAGAAAGAGAGCTCGGATCAGCTAAAAGACAAGAGCAGAATCCCTCAACTTGTTTGGAGAACTTCGAAGAGAACTCCTGTCTGCTACACAATCTCTTCTGCATCTAAGAAGCCAAACAGCAAACCAAGAAGAGTCTTTCGTGCCGATGGACCAAAGTGCAACCATGATGCAAGAATCAAGAATGCTGTAAAAGATGACATGACTCTGCCTTATGTTACATGTGTCCCTGTGAAAGACATATTCACCAAGTTAATAGGGGCACTTGGAAATGTATGA
- the LOC107781499 gene encoding uncharacterized protein LOC107781499 isoform X2: protein MGEKACSAGSVVWVQRKNGTWWPGKILCNNEISTTGIYSPTSFSSRFPIKLLGRDNASVYWYNLEKSSRVKAFRCGEFDDCIKKAESSKVFTFNKKLKYALQEDAILHALQLEKQQQEKLKMPDGESVERANRNRCAIPFLEQSVDSQSSKMSPASNHSSSKSTSSLKIETTASAGNYTLRPKKMSFSRPAVNKRKMHNQHCRSRSVVSTNERSSESFETLSRDFNHKSRPSPGNCLSEEASSQSLSSKFTTCTRKNSSNTLIDVDMTVQGTYRGEHTPLVSLMSRLNGKAIVGHPVNIEVLDDSSEILLVKKESSDQLKDKSRIPQLVWRTSKRTPVCYTISSASKKPNSKPRRVFRADGPKCNHDARIKNAVKDDMTLPYVTCVPVKDIFTKLIGALGNV, encoded by the exons atgggagaaaaagcCTGCAGCGCAGGAAGTGTAGTTTGGGTGCAGAGGAAAAATGGAACATGGTGGCCAGGGAAAATACTGTGTAACAATGAAATCTCAACTACTGGGATTTATTCTCCTACTAGTTTCAGTTCAAGATTTCCCATCAAGCTTCTTGGTCGAGATAATGCTTCTGT GTACTGGTACAACCTGGAGAAGTCCAGTCGCGTAAAGGCATTTCGATGTGGTGAGTTTGATGATTGTATCAAAAAGGCCGAATCATCTAAggtttttacctttaataaaaaaCTCAAGTATGCACTTCAAGAAGATGCAATTCTTCATGCTCTTCAACTTGAGAAGCAACAACAGGAGAAACTGAAAATGCCAG ATGGTGAAAGTGTTGAGAGAGCAAACAGAAACAGATGTGCTATACCATTTTTGGAGCAATCAGTTGATTCTCAATCATCAAAGATGAGTCCCGCCTCTAATCATTCATCTTCCAAGTCCACGAGTTCCTTGAAGATTGAGACAACTGCATCTGCAG GTAACTATACACTGCGACCAAAAAAGATGAGCTTCAGTCGTCCAGCAGTCAACAAAAGGAAAATGCATAATCAACATTGTAGGAGCAGATCAGTTGTTTCAACTAATGAAAGAAGTAGTGAATCATTTGAAACCTTGTCAAGGGATTTCAATCACAAGTCTCGGCCTAGTCCTGGAAACTGTCTCTCAGAGGAAGCCAGCAGCCAAAGCCTTAGTTCAAAGTTCACCACGTGCACGCGGAAGAATAGTAGCAACACATTAATAGATGTGGATATGACAGTTCAAGGCACCTATAGAGGAGAGCATACTCCTCTTGTTTCTTTAATGAGTAGATTAAACGGAAAGGCAATCGTAGGGCACCCCGTCAACATAGAAGTATTAGATGATAGTTCTGAAATACTTCTTGTTAAGAAAGAGAGCTCGGATCAGCTAAAAGACAAGAGCAGAATCCCTCAACTTGTTTGGAGAACTTCGAAGAGAACTCCTGTCTGCTACACAATCTCTTCTGCATCTAAGAAGCCAAACAGCAAACCAAGAAGAGTCTTTCGTGCCGATGGACCAAAGTGCAACCATGATGCAAGAATCAAGAATGCTGTAAAAGATGACATGACTCTGCCTTATGTTACATGTGTCCCTGTGAAAGACATATTCACCAAGTTAATAGGGGCACTTGGAAATGTATGA